CGTCAACAAATCGGTCGACGCCGGCGTGGGCGAGCAGTTCAACAAGCTGCTGCAATCGCGCACCGGCTGCACGTTCATCGGCTGGGGCAACCACTTCAACGCGCGCAGCGTCTACACTAAGAAAGTCGTGGAACACGACAGCGAGCTGAAGAACGTCAAGCTGCGCGTCCTGCCGACGCCCATCTTCGTCGAAACCTTCAAGCTGATGGGCGCCATCCCGACGCCCATCCCCATCAACGAGCTTTACACGGCGGTGCAGACCGGCGTGGTCGACGGCTTCGAGCATGACGCCGCGACGGTGCTGTCCAGCAAATTCAATGAAGTCGTCAGCAACTGCTGGCTGACCAACCATCTGTTCAGCCCCTCCATCACGGCCATCGGCAAGCGCGGCCTGGGCAAGGTGCCGGCCGACCTGCAGCCCGCCTTCCTGAAGGCGGCGGAAGAAGCGTCGCTGTACCAGCGCCAGGTCGCGGGCAGCAAGGGCAAGCAGGCGTTGGCCGAGCTGGAGAAGCTGGGCATCAAGTTCCACCCCATGGATCCCGGCGAACGCCAGCGCCTGCGCCAGGCCATGGAAGAAAAGCTGTGGCCCAGCGTGACGTCGCAGTACCCGGTGACCAAACCGATGCTGGACATCATCAATCAGTCGCGCGCCTGAGCGCCCCGATGAACCCGCCTGTCCGCGGCGGCAGCGCCGCGAGGGGCGGGACATCCGCTGGAGGACAGCATGAACGCACATGTACTGGCAGGCGCCGGCACGCCGGCGGGCCACGCCACCGGAGACGGCGGCGTGGCGCAGGCGCGCTGGCTGGCGCGCATCTGCAGCATCATCGAACATTTCTGCGGCCTGGTGCTGGCCGTGGACGTGGGCGTCGTCTTCGTCTCGGTCATCCTGCGCTACTTCCTGCACAGTCCCGTGGACTGGGCGGAAGAAGCCGCGCGCGGGCTGATGGTGACGCTGGTGTTCCTGGGCGGCGCCACCGTACTGGCGCGCCGCCAGCACGTGGGCATCGACGTCTTTCGCGGCCTGCTGCCCCGGTCATGGCGGGAACCCGCCTTGCAGCTGGGCGGCTGGGCGGTAGCGGGCACCTCGGCCGCGTTGTGCTATTCGTCGTGGGAACTGCTGCAGGACTCGGTGAACGTCACCACGCCTATCGGCACCCCGCAGTGGCTGAGCGTGCTGCCGGTCTTCGTGGGCGCCCTGTTCATGACGGTCGTCGGCATCGCCAATGCGCTGTGCGGGCCTCGCCGCGCGGTGTACGGCACGCTGGCCGGGGCGGTCGCGTTGTGCGTGGCGGTCTGGGCGTGGAACGCCCATATGCCGGAGGCCTGGGCGATACGGCCATGGCTGCTGCTCACGCTGGCCTTCGTCTTCAGCCTGGTCGCGGGCGTGCCGATCGCCTTCGTGCTGGCGCTGTCGTCGCTGGTGTATTTCCTGGCCGAGCCATCCTTGCCGCTGATCATCTATTCGCAGCAGGTGATGGCGGGGATGGATCACTTCGTGCTGTTGGCGATTCCCTTCTTCGTGCTGGCCGGACTGGTCATGGAATCGAACGGCATGTCGACGCGCCTGATCGAGCTGCTGGTGCGGATGTTCGGCCGGGTGCGCGGGTCGATGAACCTGATCTCCATCCTGGCCACGGCTTTCTTCTCCGGCGTATCGGGTTCCAAGCTGGCCGACATCGCCGCGGTGGGCGGTATCGTCGTACCGGCGGTGCGCCGGACGAAGCAGGACGTCAACGAAACGGCGGCGGTGCTGGCAAGCTCGGCCGTGATGGCGGAAACGATACCGCCATGCGTGAACCTGATCATCATGGGCTTCGTCGCCAATATCTCGATAGGCGGCCTGTTCCTCGCGGGACTGGTGCCGGCGGCGGTGCTGGCCACCGGGCTGTCGGCCATGGCGATCTGGTTCGGCAAGAAGGTCGATCCCATGCTGGCGTTCCCGGTGCGCATGCCGTGGCCGCAGCTGCTGGGCGGCGCCTTCATCGCGCTGGTGATGGTGGGCATGATAGGCAAGGGCGTGACGTCGGGCGTGGCCACGTCCACGGAAGTGTCCGCCTTCGCGGTGGTGTACGCGCTGGTCGCCGGCGCCCTGGCCTTCCGCGAGCTGACGCCGCGCGCGATCGTGGCGCTGTTCGTGCGCGCGGCATCCATGGCGGGCGGCATCCTGTTCATCATCGCCGCGGCGTCCAGCGTGGCGTTCGCGCTGACGGTGCAGCAGTTGCCGACCTTCCTGTCCGACACCATGACGCACCTGGCGCACGACTACGGCAGCACCGCGTTCATCCTGGTGTCAGCGGCGCTGATGGTGGTGTTCGGCGCCATCCTGGAAGGGGCGCCGGCGCTGATCATCTTCGGCCCGCTGCTGACGCCCATCGCGCAGCAGGTCGGCGTGAATCCGCTGCACTTCGGCACCGTGGTGGTGATCGCCATGGGCCTGGGCCTGTTCGCCCCGCCCTTCGGCCTGGGACTGTTCGCCACCTGCGCCATGACCGGCACTCGCGTCGAAGAGGTATCGCGGCCGATGGTCAAATACCTGATCCTGCTCGCGATCATGCTTATAGTGCTGATCTTCGTGCCCGCGATCAGTCTGTGGGTGCCGCGCATGATGAATATGGCTTGAGAGAGGCAATGACGACGATCCAGGATGTAGCCGCGCTGGCGGGCGTGTCGGTCAGCTCGGTGTCCAACGTACTGAACGGCCGCACGGACCGTCTCCGCCGCGATACCCTGCAGCGCGTGCAGGACGCGATCAGGGAACTGAACTACCGGCCCAACCTGGTGGCGCGCCAGTTGAAGACGGGTTACGCGCCCCTGATCGGACTGCTGGTGCCGTCCACCGCCAACCCCATGTTCGGCGAACTGGCCGTGCACGTGGAAGCCGCCGCGCGCGACGCGCACGGCTTTCGCGTGCTGCTGGGCAATACGCATCGCGATCGAGAGCAGGAGTCGCGCACCTTCGACGACCTGATTTCGCTGGGCGTGCGCGGCGTCATCCTGGCGTCGTCGCGCACCGACGAGGATCACCTGGACGCCGCGATCGCACGCGGCCTGGCGGTGGTCAGCTACGACCGCGGCGGCGACGGCGATACGCGGTCGCGCATCGATCACGTATCGCCGGACAACATGCTGGCGTCGCGGCTGGCGGTGGCGCACCTGGTGGCGCACGGCCATCGGCGGCTCGCACTGGTGACGCCGGACGTGAAGACGGTCAGCCGGACGCTCAAGCGCCAGGGCTTCCTGCAGGCGGCGCGGGAGGCCGGCCTGGCCGACCACGCGCAGGTGCTGGAAGGGGCCACGCGGACGGGCTATGGCGATTCGAACCTGGCCGACGAAG
This genomic interval from Bordetella genomosp. 8 contains the following:
- a CDS encoding TRAP transporter substrate-binding protein yields the protein MISHAFSPPKPLVSRRGFLKSAAGAAAAVAAPGVLAAPATVALRCSISQPADQQSAQYIWYERFASDLKQSVGDRMRVDIFPNGQLGKESDVVQQVRLGSIDMMITGSSIWATALPELALLDMGFVFDSWEHVNKSVDAGVGEQFNKLLQSRTGCTFIGWGNHFNARSVYTKKVVEHDSELKNVKLRVLPTPIFVETFKLMGAIPTPIPINELYTAVQTGVVDGFEHDAATVLSSKFNEVVSNCWLTNHLFSPSITAIGKRGLGKVPADLQPAFLKAAEEASLYQRQVAGSKGKQALAELEKLGIKFHPMDPGERQRLRQAMEEKLWPSVTSQYPVTKPMLDIINQSRA
- a CDS encoding TRAP transporter large permease: MNAHVLAGAGTPAGHATGDGGVAQARWLARICSIIEHFCGLVLAVDVGVVFVSVILRYFLHSPVDWAEEAARGLMVTLVFLGGATVLARRQHVGIDVFRGLLPRSWREPALQLGGWAVAGTSAALCYSSWELLQDSVNVTTPIGTPQWLSVLPVFVGALFMTVVGIANALCGPRRAVYGTLAGAVALCVAVWAWNAHMPEAWAIRPWLLLTLAFVFSLVAGVPIAFVLALSSLVYFLAEPSLPLIIYSQQVMAGMDHFVLLAIPFFVLAGLVMESNGMSTRLIELLVRMFGRVRGSMNLISILATAFFSGVSGSKLADIAAVGGIVVPAVRRTKQDVNETAAVLASSAVMAETIPPCVNLIIMGFVANISIGGLFLAGLVPAAVLATGLSAMAIWFGKKVDPMLAFPVRMPWPQLLGGAFIALVMVGMIGKGVTSGVATSTEVSAFAVVYALVAGALAFRELTPRAIVALFVRAASMAGGILFIIAAASSVAFALTVQQLPTFLSDTMTHLAHDYGSTAFILVSAALMVVFGAILEGAPALIIFGPLLTPIAQQVGVNPLHFGTVVVIAMGLGLFAPPFGLGLFATCAMTGTRVEEVSRPMVKYLILLAIMLIVLIFVPAISLWVPRMMNMA
- a CDS encoding LacI family DNA-binding transcriptional regulator; translation: MTTIQDVAALAGVSVSSVSNVLNGRTDRLRRDTLQRVQDAIRELNYRPNLVARQLKTGYAPLIGLLVPSTANPMFGELAVHVEAAARDAHGFRVLLGNTHRDREQESRTFDDLISLGVRGVILASSRTDEDHLDAAIARGLAVVSYDRGGDGDTRSRIDHVSPDNMLASRLAVAHLVAHGHRRLALVTPDVKTVSRTLKRQGFLQAAREAGLADHAQVLEGATRTGYGDSNLADEGYAMAGRIAAMPSRPTGIIAINDMMAMGLMAGLHQAGLSVPGDVSVIGMDNLVMTAYANPPLTTVEMPSADMARAMVAMVIERLAQPALPAREVLFQPRLVERRSVAPPPAAASPRPRARAPRKTSA